In a single window of the Sesamum indicum cultivar Zhongzhi No. 13 linkage group LG16, S_indicum_v1.0, whole genome shotgun sequence genome:
- the LOC105178744 gene encoding uncharacterized protein LOC105178744 encodes MVRPVTAIEIKLALFDIAEDKAPGPDGYTSGFYKATWPIVGAELTHASIDFFTTGRLLKQLNTTYLTLIPKVHNPIFVLLHAELFSGYNQHQLPPRCALKVDIHKAYDTVDWDFLLATFQLFGFPNKLIRGLRQGDLMSPNLFFLIMEVLNLILQQLIDQDMNFAFHWKCAPLCLVQLGFADDLLLFSRSEVDSVHLLKRGLDYFGDMSSLRVNPQKSHLILSRAGHGIRDQLLEVLHFPNGFLPLKYLGLPLISSRLTIADCKPLLTKLDQRIKGWESISLSYVGRLQIIKSILTAFSVSMASAFILPKGVIREVERRLRAFLWQGYDGIWTTPEQGGSWGWHKLLLLRPLLRPFVEYQIGDGLPFYYGMILRMNWDHLSSNFHMATTSQMLHTLPHIHGDIDRISWRSQTGLLTSATLLQVFGTAGTKATSSDINILLPLLGETSSKRGSHTLWGVKSVRKERLLPSNDFKSALVGRRALLSIET; translated from the exons ATGGTGCGCCCTGTTACAGCAATTGAGATAAAATTGGCCCTCTTTGACATTGCCGAGGATAAAGCCCCTGGTCCTGATGGTTACACCTCAGGCTTCTACAAAGCAACTTGGCCTATTGTGGGTGCTGAACTCACGCATGCTAGCATAGACTTCTTCACTACTGGGAGACTATTGAAGCAGCTAAACACTACATACTTAACACTTATACCTAAAGTGCATAATCCGATTTTTGTCCTATTGCATGCT GAATTATTTTCAGGCTATAATCAGCACCAGCTACCACCTCGTTGTGCTCTCAAGGTGGATATCCATAAGGCATATGATACAGTTGATTGGGATTTTCTTCTGGCTACATTTCAGTTGTTTGGATTTCCAAATAAGCTCATAAG GGGCCTTCGGCAGGGAGATCTAATGtcaccaaatttatttttcctgaTTATGGAAGTTTTGAACCTCATCTTGCAGCAGCTGATAGATCAGGACATGAACTTTGCATTTCACTGGAAGTGTGCCCCACTTTGCCTAGTTCAGCTTGGATTCGCGGATGACTTATTATTGTTCTCACGATCAGAGGTGGATTCGGTTCACTTACTCAAACGAGGACTTGATTATTTTGGAGACATGTCTAGCCTCAGGGTCAATCCTCAGAAGAGTCACCTGATCCTTTCACGCGCAGGTCATGGAATCAGGGATCAACTGTTAGAGGTACTTCACTTTCCCAATGGCTTTTTACCGCTTAAATACTTGGGATTACCACTTATTTCATCTCGCCTTACTATTGCTGATTGTAAACCCCTCCTTACAAAGTTGGATCAGCGTATTAAGGGTTGGGAGAGCATCTCCTTGTCTTATGTTGGGCGTCTTCAGATCATTAAATCTATACTTACAGCATTCAGTGTATCAATGGCTTCTGCTTTTATATTACCGAAAGGGGTTATAAGAGAAGTGGAGAGGAGACTACGGGCATTCTTATGGCAAG GATATGACGGTATATGGACAACTCCCGAACAAGGcggttcttggggatggcaTAAACTTCTTCTCCTACGCCCCCTACTTCGACCTTTTGTTGAGTACCAAATTGGGGATGGACTACCTTTTTATTATGGCATGATCCTTCGCATGAACTGGGACCACTTATCCAGCAATTTCCACATGGCCACTACCTCGCAG ATGCTCCATACTCTCCCACATATCCATGGAGACATTGACCGTATTTCTTGGCGATCACAGACTGGGCTTTTGACATCGGCTACGCTACTCCAGGTTTTCGGAACTGCGGGTACCAAG GCAACTTCTAGCGATATCAACATTCTGCTTCCACTCCTAGGAGAAACTTCGAGCAAGAGGGGATCTCACACTTTGTGGGGTGTCAAGAGTGTGAGGAAGGAGCGGCTACTGCCCAGTAACGATTTCAAAAGCGCTCTTGTTGGTCGAAGAGCTCTTTTGAGCATTGAAACATAG